From Actinomyces sp. oral taxon 171 str. F0337, one genomic window encodes:
- a CDS encoding NAD-dependent malic enzyme, whose amino-acid sequence MSAKPTIVTNPLTNRGTAFTEEERRRLGLIGRFPSAVETLDQQATRAYAQLTAQPTNLEKYVFLDQLHNRNEILYYRVLADHLSELLPIVYDPTVGEAIKKWSRDYRRSRAVYLSVDRIEDVRPSLEGLGLGPDDVDLLVVSDAEEILGIGDWGVNGTDISVGKLAVYTAAAGIHPERAIAVNLDCGTDNEALLNDPAYLGNRHARVRGERYDALIDEYLSVAAELFPRALLHFEDFGPSNARRILLANREKYRIFNDDMQGTGAIVIAAVVSGMKVTGQSFADQRLVVYGAGTAGTGMADQIHAGMVRDGLSPDEARSRIWLIDRAGLITDDMEGLPDYQQTYARPASEVADWTREHGRIGLLETVRRVHPTILIGTSTDHGAFTREVIEEMSSGVERPIVLPLSNPTERIEAMPADVITWSGGKALVATGIPVEPFEYEGTTFTIGQGNNALLYPGLGLGVIVSGASRVTDGMLLAAAQAVASQVDPTNPGASLLPPVENLRASSATVAVAVARQAEADGVATASHDNLIQAVQDAMWQPVYPEVKA is encoded by the coding sequence ATGTCGGCCAAACCAACCATCGTCACCAATCCCTTGACCAACCGTGGCACCGCTTTCACCGAGGAGGAGCGGCGTCGGCTCGGACTCATCGGCCGTTTCCCCTCCGCCGTCGAGACCCTTGACCAGCAGGCGACTCGGGCCTACGCACAGCTGACCGCCCAGCCCACGAACCTGGAAAAGTACGTCTTCCTCGACCAGCTCCACAACCGCAACGAGATCCTCTACTACCGGGTGCTCGCCGACCATCTCTCCGAGCTGCTGCCGATCGTCTACGACCCCACGGTCGGCGAGGCCATCAAAAAGTGGAGCCGCGACTACCGGCGGTCGCGCGCCGTCTACCTGTCCGTGGACCGCATCGAGGACGTGCGACCCTCTCTGGAGGGTCTGGGTCTGGGGCCCGATGATGTCGACCTGCTCGTTGTCTCCGATGCCGAGGAGATCCTCGGGATCGGGGACTGGGGCGTCAACGGCACCGACATCTCCGTGGGCAAGCTCGCCGTCTACACGGCGGCCGCCGGCATCCACCCCGAGCGGGCAATCGCCGTCAACCTGGACTGCGGCACGGATAACGAGGCCCTCCTCAATGACCCCGCCTATCTGGGCAACCGTCACGCGCGCGTGCGCGGCGAGCGCTACGACGCACTCATCGACGAGTACCTGTCCGTCGCGGCCGAGCTCTTCCCCCGCGCGCTGCTCCACTTCGAGGACTTCGGCCCGTCCAACGCGCGCCGAATCCTGCTGGCCAACCGGGAGAAGTACCGCATCTTCAACGACGACATGCAGGGCACCGGTGCGATCGTCATCGCCGCGGTGGTCTCCGGCATGAAGGTCACCGGCCAGAGCTTCGCCGACCAGCGCCTGGTCGTCTACGGCGCTGGTACCGCGGGCACCGGCATGGCCGACCAGATCCACGCCGGCATGGTCCGCGACGGGCTCAGCCCCGACGAGGCGCGCTCCCGCATCTGGCTCATCGACCGGGCGGGCCTCATCACCGACGACATGGAGGGCCTGCCCGACTACCAGCAGACCTACGCGCGACCGGCCTCCGAGGTGGCGGACTGGACCCGCGAGCACGGCAGGATCGGCCTGCTTGAGACGGTGCGTCGGGTTCACCCCACGATCCTCATCGGAACCTCCACGGACCACGGGGCCTTCACCCGTGAGGTTATCGAGGAGATGAGTAGCGGCGTCGAGCGCCCCATCGTTCTGCCGCTGTCCAACCCCACCGAGCGGATCGAGGCCATGCCCGCCGACGTCATCACCTGGTCCGGCGGCAAGGCGCTGGTCGCCACCGGCATTCCGGTGGAGCCCTTCGAGTACGAGGGGACCACGTTCACGATCGGCCAGGGCAACAACGCCCTGCTCTACCCGGGCCTGGGGCTGGGGGTCATCGTCTCCGGCGCGAGCCGGGTGACCGACGGCATGCTACTCGCCGCCGCGCAGGCCGTCGCGAGCCAGGTCGATCCCACCAACCCGGGTGCGTCCCTCCTGCCTCCGGTGGAGAACCTGCGCGCATCCTCGGCGACGGTCGCCGTCGCGGTCGCCCGCCAGGCCGAGGCCGACGGCGTCGCCACCGCGAGTCACGACAACCTCATCCAGGCGGTTCAGGACGCCATGTGGCAGCCGGTCTACCCCGAGGTCAAGGCCTGA
- a CDS encoding MurR/RpiR family transcriptional regulator, giving the protein MEPSEDSPFLDRLAAARLTAREFDVARFYEDNLPGAALVNLEEVCCAVGVSSATVGRFARKLGYPDFRAMSRSLRTGVREELSLPVERLRRMHDDAAPSPQSVLEQRVGSAQEVLSGCSSAIDTEAFTRVCELVGDTDRPLYLGAVATGRPLMQYFGLLLSYLRGGVTILDGTDHWAHALAGLEADAVVLTATFDRHPAPVEALLRLAGRRGATSILLTNRRTGPLVPLADILLTTPLVTQEAMFRTRVATLVVLEAILDAVAAEHPEHLRAERVEETFILMRGYL; this is encoded by the coding sequence GTGGAGCCATCTGAGGACAGTCCTTTTCTGGACAGGCTCGCGGCCGCCCGCCTCACCGCACGCGAGTTCGACGTCGCCCGTTTCTATGAGGACAACCTGCCCGGCGCCGCTCTGGTCAACCTCGAGGAGGTCTGCTGCGCCGTAGGGGTCTCCTCGGCGACGGTGGGCCGGTTCGCACGCAAGCTCGGATATCCAGACTTCCGCGCCATGAGTCGCAGCCTGCGCACCGGCGTGCGCGAAGAGCTGTCTTTACCGGTTGAGCGCCTTAGGCGGATGCACGATGACGCTGCACCGTCGCCCCAGTCCGTCCTTGAGCAGCGCGTCGGCTCGGCTCAGGAGGTGCTCTCCGGATGCTCCTCCGCAATCGATACGGAGGCCTTCACCCGCGTCTGCGAGCTGGTCGGCGACACCGACCGCCCCCTCTACCTGGGCGCCGTCGCCACGGGACGACCCCTCATGCAGTACTTCGGCCTCCTGCTCTCCTACCTCAGAGGCGGTGTCACCATCCTGGACGGCACCGACCACTGGGCGCACGCCCTGGCCGGACTGGAGGCCGACGCCGTCGTCCTCACTGCGACTTTCGACCGCCACCCGGCACCAGTCGAAGCCCTGCTGCGCCTGGCAGGCCGACGCGGCGCAACCTCGATCCTCCTGACCAATCGGCGCACCGGGCCGCTCGTGCCCCTGGCGGACATCCTTCTGACGACGCCGCTAGTCACCCAGGAGGCGATGTTCCGGACACGGGTGGCCACACTCGTCGTTCTCGAGGCGATTCTGGACGCGGTGGCAGCCGAGCACCCTGAGCACCTCCGCGCCGAGAGGGTCGAGGAGACCTTCATCCTCATGCGCGGTTACCTGTAG
- a CDS encoding thioredoxin family protein → MATKNITGPEFKDTIHGEGITFVDFWASWCGPCMRFGPIYEKASEANPDITFAKVDTEAERDLAGALGISSIPTLMVFRDNVLVYREAGALPASALDSLITQVRELDMDELKAKIAEEEAAGTQA, encoded by the coding sequence ATGGCCACCAAGAACATCACCGGCCCCGAGTTCAAGGACACCATCCACGGCGAGGGCATCACCTTCGTCGACTTCTGGGCCTCCTGGTGCGGTCCGTGCATGCGCTTCGGCCCCATCTACGAGAAGGCCTCCGAGGCCAACCCCGACATCACCTTCGCCAAGGTGGACACCGAGGCCGAGCGGGACCTCGCCGGAGCCCTGGGAATCTCCTCGATCCCCACGCTCATGGTCTTCCGTGACAATGTGCTGGTCTACCGCGAGGCCGGCGCCCTGCCCGCCTCCGCGCTCGACTCTCTCATCACGCAGGTGCGCGAGCTCGACATGGACGAGCTCAAGGCCAAGATCGCCGAGGAGGAGGCCGCCGGCACTCAGGCCTGA
- a CDS encoding macro domain-containing protein — MMARVKLESHVSHAVRARWAVPVGASGRDALVRHLVYAFIRSDPEGATDWIDSTVPTDPDELRTMLDFLLTARPPAPLPEDIAADLDTLLEAEAAERGMIDATEIPPLAITDHVPGLLGRNVAFWRGDLTRLRAGAVLNAANSGMLGCFAPGHRCIDNIIHAVAGPALRAECARYMTWAETFDPTRRQGGEPAGRAVFTGGYHLPAQHVIHSVGPVIEDGRRPTLKDRRLLSSCYTSVLNVAHAAGLGSVGLCSLSTGVFGYPKRQAALVTLETIGRWLAAHPDSRMRIVISLNADVDVAAYEAALAPPPWRP; from the coding sequence ATGATGGCCCGCGTGAAGTTGGAGTCCCACGTCAGTCACGCTGTCAGAGCCCGATGGGCGGTCCCCGTCGGCGCCTCGGGCCGCGACGCGCTGGTGCGCCACCTCGTCTACGCCTTCATCCGCTCCGACCCCGAGGGTGCCACGGACTGGATCGACTCCACGGTCCCCACCGACCCCGACGAGCTGCGCACCATGCTCGACTTCCTCCTCACCGCCCGGCCCCCGGCGCCCCTGCCCGAGGACATCGCCGCCGACCTCGACACCCTCCTGGAGGCCGAGGCCGCCGAGCGCGGCATGATCGACGCCACCGAGATCCCGCCCCTGGCCATCACCGACCACGTGCCCGGCCTGCTGGGCCGCAACGTCGCCTTCTGGCGCGGCGACCTCACCCGCCTGCGCGCCGGCGCCGTCCTCAACGCCGCCAACTCCGGGATGCTCGGCTGCTTCGCCCCCGGGCACCGCTGCATCGACAACATCATCCACGCCGTCGCCGGTCCGGCCCTGCGTGCCGAGTGCGCCCGCTACATGACGTGGGCGGAGACCTTCGACCCCACCCGCCGTCAGGGCGGGGAGCCCGCCGGCCGGGCCGTCTTCACTGGCGGCTACCACCTGCCGGCCCAGCACGTCATCCACTCGGTGGGGCCCGTCATCGAGGACGGGCGCAGGCCGACCCTGAAGGATCGGCGCCTGCTGTCCTCGTGCTACACGAGCGTCCTCAACGTCGCGCACGCCGCGGGGCTGGGCAGTGTCGGCCTGTGCTCGCTGTCCACGGGCGTCTTCGGCTACCCCAAGCGGCAGGCCGCCCTGGTGACCCTGGAGACGATCGGTCGCTGGCTGGCGGCCCACCCCGACTCCCGGATGCGCATCGTCATCAGCCTCAACGCCGACGTCGACGTCGCCGCCTACGAGGCCGCCCTCGCCCCGCCGCCCTGGCGGCCGTAA
- the hemL gene encoding glutamate-1-semialdehyde 2,1-aminomutase has protein sequence MTQQPRPTASAPTNTTHAPNAALFEAARAVIPGGVDSPVRAFGSVGGTPRFIASASGAHVTDAEGRSYVDLVGSWGPALLGHAHPEVVDAVQEAAARGLSFGAPTATETLLAEEVRRRVPAAQRVRFVSTGTEATMTAVRLARGATGRDLVVKFAGCYHGHSDGLLAAAGSGLATGGLPGSAGVPAAVAAQTIVLPYNDVTALEACFAERGAEIAAVITEGAPANMGIVPPAPGFNAAIHRITAEHGALMILDEVLTGFRVGPAGWWGLEALDGWTADLPNVAAETAAGAGDAASEPADAAAPSWPGADWRERAAWVPDLVTFGKVVGGGMPLAAVGGRTEIMDLLAPDGPVYQAGTLSGNPLATAAGLATLQLADDAVYASVASRAQAIGEVVSAALTEQGVPHRVQRAGSLFSFMFGQRAADQGVGDYEAARAQETWRYGPFFHAFLEAGVGLPPSVFEAWFVSAAHGEAELEAIAAATPAAARAAALAQAS, from the coding sequence GTGACTCAGCAGCCGCGCCCCACAGCCTCCGCCCCCACCAACACGACTCACGCGCCCAACGCCGCCCTGTTCGAAGCGGCTCGCGCCGTCATCCCCGGGGGCGTCGACTCCCCCGTGCGCGCCTTCGGCTCGGTGGGCGGCACGCCGCGGTTCATCGCCTCGGCGAGCGGCGCCCACGTCACCGACGCCGAGGGGCGGAGCTACGTGGACCTGGTGGGCTCGTGGGGCCCGGCGCTCCTGGGCCACGCCCACCCGGAGGTCGTCGACGCAGTCCAGGAGGCCGCCGCCCGCGGCCTGTCCTTCGGCGCCCCCACCGCCACGGAGACGCTTCTGGCCGAGGAGGTGCGCCGCCGGGTTCCGGCCGCACAGAGGGTTCGCTTCGTGTCCACCGGCACCGAGGCGACGATGACGGCCGTGCGCCTGGCCCGCGGCGCCACGGGCCGCGACCTGGTGGTGAAGTTCGCGGGCTGCTACCACGGGCACAGCGACGGCCTGCTCGCGGCGGCCGGCTCGGGCCTGGCCACCGGCGGACTGCCGGGCAGCGCCGGCGTGCCCGCGGCGGTGGCCGCTCAGACGATCGTGCTGCCCTACAACGACGTCACCGCCCTGGAGGCCTGCTTCGCCGAGCGGGGCGCTGAGATCGCCGCGGTCATCACCGAGGGGGCCCCGGCCAACATGGGAATCGTGCCGCCCGCGCCCGGCTTCAACGCCGCGATCCACCGCATCACCGCCGAGCACGGTGCGCTCATGATCCTCGATGAGGTCCTCACCGGCTTCCGCGTGGGCCCGGCCGGCTGGTGGGGGCTGGAGGCCCTCGACGGCTGGACCGCGGACCTGCCGAACGTCGCCGCCGAGACCGCCGCCGGCGCCGGTGACGCCGCTTCTGAGCCCGCCGACGCCGCGGCCCCCTCCTGGCCGGGCGCCGACTGGCGCGAGCGCGCCGCCTGGGTACCGGACCTGGTGACTTTCGGCAAGGTCGTGGGCGGCGGGATGCCGCTGGCCGCCGTCGGCGGACGCACGGAGATCATGGACCTGCTGGCGCCGGACGGCCCCGTCTACCAGGCGGGCACGCTCTCGGGGAACCCGCTGGCCACGGCGGCCGGCCTGGCCACGCTCCAGCTGGCCGACGACGCCGTCTACGCCTCGGTGGCCTCCCGCGCCCAGGCCATCGGCGAGGTGGTCTCGGCGGCCCTGACCGAGCAGGGCGTGCCCCACCGCGTGCAGCGGGCGGGTTCCCTGTTCTCCTTCATGTTCGGTCAGCGGGCCGCCGATCAGGGCGTGGGCGACTACGAGGCCGCCCGCGCCCAGGAGACCTGGCGCTACGGGCCCTTCTTCCACGCCTTCCTCGAGGCGGGGGTGGGCCTGCCGCCGTCGGTCTTCGAGGCCTGGTTCGTCTCGGCCGCGCACGGCGAGGCGGAGCTGGAGGCGATTGCGGCCGCGACCCCGGCGGCCGCTCGCGCCGCGGCCCTGGCCCAGGCGAGCTGA